One window of Manihot esculenta cultivar AM560-2 chromosome 17, M.esculenta_v8, whole genome shotgun sequence genomic DNA carries:
- the LOC110604826 gene encoding uncharacterized protein LOC110604826, translating into MRGRGRGSSSRGRGDHGKGSVHTTESENVNQDLVQHTALIPRPDQGERSTPGAASSTPASVHTSATASAPIGLPPIASTATSASASASASGSCGPTWLRPHISIVNSIMQPSDPIARRITLIFKEKLVADGFCWKNIPEEVKEFYWQEFKKHFLWEEAIEQLMKIAWRKKAAERYRSLMCSIRIGKEKRLSLTEGRERLGRDHLPHELFEATHKKKDRFLTLKEQASQTDNDSTEASCIDEAQLYFEAVGGEKKRRVYGLGSQASVFFPNKCSASTAFTSAQQNQDLQDEMADLRRKLQEREDNEQLLHEQNVRISSELSQVKDLLMQLVSQRQSSQPSAPGEGTSTQLPDQPDEANDEDEDEDEDEDTTHL; encoded by the exons ATGAGAGGACGAGGACGTGGATCTTCATCACGGGGTCGAGGAGACCATGGCAAAGGTAGTGTCCACACAACTGAATCAGAAAATGTCAATCAAGATTTAGTACAACACACTGCTTTGATTCCTAGACCAGACCAGGGTGAGAGATCCACACCGGGTGCTGCATCATCCACTCCTGCTTCAGTGCACACATCTGCTACTGCCTCAGCTCCCATAGGTTTGCCACCTATTGCATCTACGGCTACATCTGCATCTGCATCTGCATCTGCTTCTGGTAGTTGTGGACCTACATGGCTCAGACCACATATTTCCATAGTAAACTCAAT CATGCAGCCTTCTGATCCGATTGCTAGGCGGATTACCTTGATCTTTAAGGAAAAGTTAGTAGCAGATGGCTTTTGTTGGAAAAATATACCAGAAGAGGTTAAAGAATTCTATTGGCAAGAATTTAAG AAACACTTCTTATGGGAGGAGGCAATAGAACAGCTTATGAAAATAGCTTGGAGAAAGAAAGCTGCTGAGCGCTATCGTAGCCTTATGTGTAGCATAAGGATTGGGAAAGAGAAGAGGCTATCACTGACGGAAGGA CGTGAAAGGCTAGGCAGAGATCATTTACCTCATGAGTTATTTGAGGCTACTCATAAGAAGAAGG accgCTTTCTGACTTTGAAAGAGCAAGCATCACAGACAGATAATGACAGTACTGAGGCATCTTGCATTGATGAGGCTCAGTTATACTTTGAGGCAGTAggtggagagaaaaaaagaagagtgtACGGTCTTGGATCACAGGCTTCAGTTTTCTTCCCAAACAAGTGTTCTGCTAGTACAGCCTTCACATCAGCTCAGCAAAATCAGGATCTTCAAGATGAAATGGCTGATCTCAGACGCAAGCTACAAGAGcgtgaggataatgaacaattatTGCATGAGCAAAACGTGCGGATTTCCTCTGAGCTCTCACAGGTGAAGGATTTACTTATGCAGCTCGTGAGTCAAAGACAAAGCAGCCAGCCATCAGCTCCTGGTGAAGGAACTTCTACACAGCTTCCTGATCAACCAGATGAAGCTAATGATGAGGATGAGGACGAGGACGAGGACGAGGACACTACACATTTGTAG